One Solanum pennellii chromosome 10, SPENNV200 genomic region harbors:
- the LOC107031917 gene encoding serine carboxypeptidase-like 18 precursor (The RefSeq protein has 3 substitutions compared to this genomic sequence), with product MARVTLFLLLLLVYGVVSEHFIVETLPGFHGKLPFTLETGYISVGEEEKVQLFYFFVQSERDPRNDPLMIWLTGGPGCSGLSSFVYEIGPLTFDYANSSGNFPKLELNSYSWTKVANIIFIDQPAGTGYSYANTSEAYNCNDTLSVTLTYDFLRKWLMDHPEYLNNPLYVGGDSYSGIFVALLTRKIYDGIEVGDRPRVNIKGYIQGNALTDRSIDFNGRVKYANHMGLISDKIYQSAKANCNGNYIDVDPNNILCLNDLQKVTRCLKNIRRAQILEPYCDLPYLMGILQETPTNGQSVFPIAGPWCREKNYIYSYVWANDKAVQKALNVREGTTLEWVRCNESMHYRGKERTESYVYDVPSVIDDHQHLTSKSCRALIYSGDHDMVVPHLSTEEWIETLKLPIADDWEPWFVDDQVAGYKVKYLQNDYEMTYATVKGAGHTAPEYKPEQCLPMVDRWFSGDPL from the exons ATGGCGCGGGTCACACTGTTTCTATTGCTGCTACTTGTACACGGTGTAGTCTCCAAGCACTTCATTGTTGAAACTCTTCCTGGGTTTCATGGAAAACTTCCATTTACTCTCGAAACTGG TTATATTAGTGTTGGGGAAGAGGAAAAAGTGCAgctattttatttctttgtacAATCTGAGAGAGACCCACGAAATGATCCTCTCATGATTTGGCTCACCGGAGGTCCTGGTTGTTCTGGTCTGTCTTCCTTTGTATATGAAATTG GCCCTTTAACCTTTGATTATGCAAATTCTAGTGGAAATTTCCCGAAACTGGAGTTGAACTCATATTCTTGGACCAAG GTGgcaaacataatatttatagaTCAACCTGCTGGCACAGGCTACTCATATGCAAACACTTCAGAAGCTTACAACTGCAATGATACCCTCTCTGTAACTCTAActtatgacttccttagaaag TGGCTTATGGATCATCCCGAGTATCTCAACAATCCACTATATGTTGGTGGTGATTCCTACTCAGGCATTTTTGTTGCACTGCTTACTCGCAAAATATACGATG GTATTGAAGTTGGTGACAGGCCTCGAGTTAATATCAAA GGATATATACAAGGCAATGCTCTAACAGATAGATCCATCGACTTCAATGGTAGAGTCAAATATGCTAATCATATGGGACTTATTTCAGATAAGATCTATCAG TCTGCTAAAGCAAATTGCAACGGGaattacattgacgttgatccaaataacatattatgcctaaatgatctTCAGAAAGTAACAAGG TGTCTCAAGAACATACGACGGGCGCAAATTTTAGAGCCTTACTGTGACCTTCCATATTTAATGGGTATTCTCCAAGAAACTCCTACAAATGGCCAGTCAGTATTTCCAATTGCAGGACCATGGTGTCGA GAAAAGAATTACATATACTCGTATGTTTGGGCAAATGATAAAGCTGTCCAGAAAGCACTAAACGTTCGTGAG GGAACAACATTGGAGTGGGTGAGATGCAATGAAAGCATGCATTATAGAGGTAAGGAGAGAACCGAGTCATATGTGTATGATGTCCCAAGTGTCATTGATGATCATCAACATCTCACCAGCAAATCCTGTCGAGCACTAATTTACAG TGGTGACCATGACATGGTTGTTCCTCATTTGAGCACGGAAGAATGGATAGAGACTTTGAAACTGCCAATTGCAGATGATTGGGAGCCTTGGTTTGTTGACAATCAAGTAGCAGG atACAAAGTGAAGTATTTACAAAATGATTATGAAATGACATATGCAACTGTTAAG ggTGCGGGGCATACAGCTCCTGAATACAAGCCGGAACAATGCCTGCCCATGGTTGATAGGTGGTTTTCCGGTGACCCTCTTTGA